The genomic stretch CTAGGACTTTCTGCTCCTTTGAgttcctctcccctccattctctctctctctcattctctctcagcatctctcactctctgtgtatctctgtcccACCTCATGTTTCTCCCATCTCTCTGTATCTCTTGTTCTCTGGGTCTTTGTGTTCCCCTgtgtctatctgtctgtctctctctgtttctgtctctttgtctctatgTATCCCTGTCTCTCAGCCAGTCCCCTGGATGGAGGGGCAGTTGTCGACTCGACGCCCTGCAGACACATAACAGGTCACCCAGACACAAAGTGGAAGGGCCCTGGCCCTCATCTGCTCCAAGCCTCTCTCTGCCCAGTGTACACAGGAGCAAACTGAAGCCTGGAGATGGGCCGGAGGGCCTCTCCCAAGGCCTCCCAGGGATGGAGTAGCAAAGTTGAGACCCAAGCTCAGACCATGGGACTCTTGGCGGGACCCCggttctgtctctctcccccactgtgGGCCTCCGTTTACTTCTCAGCAcccatgaggggaggagggggacctgagctgcccccccccaccagctgctGTCATTCCCCCTCCTGCCTTCTTACAACTTGGATCCTTACTCAGGCAGGAGGCTCTGTGGCCACATGGGCCAGTGTGGGGCCCAACCTCCCAAGAGCTAGTCTGGGTGGGGTCCCAGGGTCCCATGGGTCAGAAGGCCTTGTGGCCAGAGGGTAGTGATACTGGAAGGATAAGTTAGTCAGTCTTGAAGGGCGATATGCAGTGGATAGAGTTCAACCGTGTCCCCAGAATTGGCACTGGTCCTGGGAACGTCTGTCCTCGGGCCCCTCCAGAGAGCCTGGCAGCGGGCTCTCTACTGGCCAAGGCTCTTCCTGTTCCCCACCATAAGGCCCTAGCCAGAGGCATGCTggcctctacctctccctctttccctccccatctcttgTGGAATGGCTATGAGTATGGGAACATTGTCCCATAATAaacagggagactgaggccctgTAGGTGTTCATTTACCATCACTGACATTTTGTTAAGCATTTCATGTGCATTAACTTTGGACAAGAGGTACAACTACTGTCCCAGTTTACATATGAGCCCACGGGGAGTTATAGCTAGTTAGTGACAgagcccagccccaggctggggggAGTAGAGGAGATGATTCTGACCCTCCTGCTGTCACAGAACTTAGGAGGGAAGCTAAGGGGAGTCTTGCTACAATTCTAAGCCTGGTGGGCCAGAGGCCCTGTGGGGTAGTGAGCTGCCTGTCCTTCGGGGAGTTCCAGTGAGTTTGGACACCATTGACATTGGCCTTCACCTTCTGTGAAGTTGGACCCATGGACCCCACAGAGTGGGTTTGAGATTCTGGGATCCTTTGAACCTAAGAAATGATGTTCTATGATTCTGAGGTTCTGGCATAGTACCATTTGAAGACCCCCAGGGTCCCAGTAGCTGTAGGATCTGCATGGTACTCCCCAAGCATCAAAACTTTGGCCTTTCCATGGCCCAAGTCTACAGGGCCCAGGACTTGTCATGGTGGCCAGATGGACGTCACTCACCACATCCGCAAGCACCCACATCACTCCCACCTGGGCCGAGATGGCTGCAGGATGGGCCAGCTAATTCTCGGAACGAAACCCGTGGGGTGGGGTATCTGCTTCTCCTTGGTGCCGATGAAGCCCAGCGCATCCGGCCGCCATGACGTCAATGGCGGAAAATCTGGGGACGTGACAACAGGGCCCAGATGCAGACCCCGATATGAAAACACATTCTGTGTCCCAGAAACATCCTCCATGCAGCTTCTGAGAAACAGTCAGAAAGGGACGCCCCGACAGACAGTGCAGGAAGCTGGCTGCCCAGCCCGGCCCTCCAGGTTCCCCACCACCAGACAGACCATATCTATGTCCCCTTTCTGAGAATGTACCTGTGCTTCCCTGAGGCTGGACATTCCAGATGTGCTTGAGGAAGAGATTTCTTATAAGCCCCAGCCAAGTGTCCCGGCAGCTTCAGAAGTGACCACGGGCCAGCCGTGTGGGCCAGGCCAGAGTGGCGGAGACCAAAGTCGGTATTCGTTTACTcaggcttctgtaacaaattaccacaagctgggggcgggaggggagggggctgctcaaacagcagaaatttattgtctcacagttctggaggccagaagtccgagatcaaggtgtcggcagggctggttccttctgaggctacAAGGGAGGATCTGTCCGTGCCTCCCTCCTAGCTACTGGTGGATTGCTGGCAGTCTTTGGCATGCCTTGGCTTCTAGAAGCCTCACCCCCGATCTCCGCCATCATTCATTTGCTCACCTCCTCGTGGTCACTGAGTTCTGAGCCTCCATAGATCCAGGCTCTTGCTTCTCACACAGCAATGTTCTACGCTCCCCGGGGAGACTGAGTTTAATACCTGGattctcacccccacccccctccgcaCCAGAGCTCTGACAGGCCCTGTGAGCTGACAGCAAAGAAAGGAAGGTGCAACTGCTCTCCTAAACCCTCCTTGTGCCAGTTTGGGCCGCTCTCGACAGCTGTGTGCCCGACCCAgtgctgtggggtggggtggggagtctcacacacacacacacacacacacacacacactttctggGGAAACATAGGGAGCTCTCAGGTTGCCGTGGGACTGTGGAACGCTGCACCTGGGTGTCCCCTTCAGTAAAATGGTGGCTAGACTAGGCAGTCCCTTCCAGCTCCGGCTTCCTCTTAGACTGGGATTCTGAGAAACGGAAGCCCTGCCTGTCGCAGTGTTCGGTTCTGGGGCTCAGCGAAGGAGCCTGGAGCCATTACGGAGGGCTTTCTGGATAGGGCCCGGATAGGGGATACGGAGGAAGAGCAGACATTCCAGGCAGGGCCATATAGCATGAGCGCAGGCTTGGAGAGCAGACTTGGGGTAAACTCTGGCGGGGGCTGAGTCAAGATGCTCCCACGGGCCCTGGCTCAAGAGCGCCCAACCCTCCTCCCCGACACCTGCCATGTCAGCTTCGTGCAAGGCAGGAGCCCAGAGATGATCAGACCCTGCCCCTGCCCGAGCTCCAGAGACTCCCGTACTCTGCTGCCCACTCAGGATTTCCACTCGCGTGTCTAACGCCAGACTCTTCATGTCCATCCACACCTGGATCGTCGCCCCCAACCCTGCtccccttcagctcaggtgatgtcCACTCTGTCCTTCCAGACTGCTCAGGCAAACACCGGGCCAGAGGTCACcttgaccctccccctctcgccaccccccaccccatccaagCTGCGAGCAAATCCTCCTGACTCCACCTTCAAAGCACACTCAGGATCCACCGACTTCTCATCATCTCCACTGGCACCATCCTGGTCTGCGCCACCGTTGTCACTTGCCTGGACCGTCACAGCAGCCTCCTCGCCAGTACCCCTGCTGTCGCCTTCCTGgactctgtccctctccccgcaGCCAGAGGGATCTTGAGTCCATGCCCCCCTCCGCCCTTGTATATGCCAGGTCACTGGGATAAAATAATGCCACCAGGAGAGTCAGACACCAGTCGCAGCAGCATCAGCAGAGGTTGTGGCCTGTGCAGAGTGCAGGGAGGACCAGGGGGCTGAGGCTTGGAGACAAGCCCTAAGGGGCAAAAAAAACTGAGACCTGCCCGTGGCTGAGACCCCACAAATGACCCCAATCCCCCACCTCCCTCGTAGAGGACACATCACCACCAGGGCTCTGCCAGCACGCACGGGCAGGCTGAGTGCTGGACCCGGGCACGTCTGCACACGGGACGTGTGCAGAAACGCGCACACCTATGTTCCTGACACCGATGGATGCGTGGGTGTGTGCCACACGTACACCTGATCGGAGCTGGGGTCCAGCCGTGGAGCCCTTGGGGACAGGCCCCCACCGATGCCTGCTCTGACCAGAGTGGGGGGGGTCCACATGGTTCAGGTGGTTGAGCAGTTCACACCCCCGCTGGGCACACGTGTAACTCCTTCCCCCTATGTCCCCACAGCCTGCCCTTGGACAAGGACCCAATGCCCAACCCCAGGCCAGCCAAGCCCTCGGCCCCTTCCTTGGCGCTTGGCCCATCCCCGGGAGCCTCGCCCAGCTGGAGGGCTGCACCCAAGGCTTCAGACCTGCTTGGGGCCAAGGGCCCGGGGGCAACTTTCCAGGGCCGGGACCTCCGAGGCGGGGCCcatgcccccacctcctcctctttgAACCCCATGCCACCATCGCAGCTGCAGGTgaggcccagggcccaggatGGGGCAGGCAGGGCGGGGTACCTGGGCCTACAGGTGCCGACCTTTACTGTGGCACGGGGCGGGGGGCCCAGCTGGGGCACAGGAAGTGGTTTTCTGGGTCCCAGGCAAGTCTGTGACTTATGCAGATGTCGCAGGGCCAAGAAAGTCCCCAGTTAGCAGGTCTCAAGAGATTCGAGGCTCTCCCTGGCCTCCCAATCCCGGCCCCAGGAGAGGAGCTCCTATCACAGTCCCACAGGCGTGGCCGTGTGTCCCCATCCCCGTGTGACAGGGGAGAGGGCTAGTGCCCAAAGAGGGGAGGTGACACGGTTGaggccagctctgccacttattagctgtttGATCTTGAAAGAGTCATTCGCtctccccgagcctcagtttccccatatgtaaAACAGGGATGATCAGAGTACCTACCGTGTGGGTTTGTGGTGAGAAGTGTATGAACTAGACATGTAGAACAGTGAGGATCAGGATGCCATCTCACCcgcctgccttctctctccccccctgcCAGCTGCCCACAGTGCCCCTAGTCATGGTGGCACCCTCCGGGGCACGACTgggcccctcaccccacttgcaGGCACTCCTCCAGGACAGGCCGCACTTCATGCACCAGGTACTGACCCGGAATGGGCAGGGCGGCGGGAGCAGGTGGGAGAactgggcaggggggtgggggaacaggcTGACCCACAGTCCCCGTGTGCCCCCAGCTCTCAGCGGTGAATACCCACGCTCGGACCCCGGTGCTGCAGGTACGCCCACTGGACAGCCCAGCTATGATCAGCCTGCCGCCACCCACTGCTGCCGCCAGCGTCTTCTCCCTCAAGGCCCGGCCCGGCCTGCCGCCTGGTAACACCCCGCCCCACAGCTCTACAGAACCCCGAGCCCCCCAGTGCTTGAGTGGGAGCCACGTAGGCTGCTGAATGGCGGCCCTCAGGAGGTCAGACGCATCGGGTCTTACCATCTGGGAAACTCCAGCCTCCAAAAAATGTCAGGCTTAGAACCTTGAAGGTGCAGAATGAATGGCAAAAATCACAGAGCCACGGGTCTTTGCAGTCAAAATGTCAGCGCTTGCAAATGGCAGTCTTTGACCTGCTCCCCCAGAAGCCTTGGATGTTAGGGCCGACAGAGCCGCCTGGGAGTCAGGGCCTTCGAGGCTCAGGAGGGTGGGAAGCTCAAAAGGAGAGTCTCTGTGGGCTGAGCTTGAGGGCCCAGCCCACGGTCCCCAAAGGTGCCCTGTCCCTACCTGCAGGGATCAACGTGACCAGCCTGGAGTGGGTGTCCAGGGAGCCAGCCTTACTCTGCACCTTCCCAAGCCCCGGCACACCCAGGAAAGACAGGTCAGTGGATCAGGCTGGGAAGGACCCTTGCCCTGCCGTTGCCTCCCCTTACACCCTCTGTCCCCCTAGCACCCTTTCGACTGTGCCCCAGGGCTCCTACTCGCTGCTGGCAAATGGTGTCTGCAAGTGGCCCGGTTGTGAGAAGGTCTTCGAGGAGCCAGAGGATTTCCTCAAGTGAGTGACCCAGGCCCAGTCCAGTCCAGGAGGGTCCCCAGTGTGTGGGAGGAGGCCTGTGGTACAGGTCCCAGCTCAGGCCTCATCCCAGTAGGCAAAAGGCTAAGGCTAAGACcgtaggttcaaatcccagtcctatcactggctgtgtgatcttgggcaagttacttagcttctctgggccttggttttcccATCCGTGTAATGGGGCATCATAAGAGAGGTGTATACTAGTAcctacctccattttacagatacagaaactgaggCCATAAAAAGTCAAGTGTCTTGATCAAGACCATCCAGTTCctaagtcacagagctgggatttgaatctaggcAGCCAGGCTCCAGAATCCACACTCCGAACTGCTTTGCCCTGCTACCCTACCCCTCCTGCCAACACACCAGCCTGATTTTATTGATACCCACAGTCCCCGATTGTCACAGTGGCTCTTGCTGCCTCCCCTCGGTCCCACCGCACGCGTGTgcacgggcacacacacacacacacacacaacccttcTCCAACCATACCCAACTATCGGTGGCAACTCTGCACCCTGTCCTCTTCATGACCATGACTTTACACAGACTGTCCCCTCCACCTGGAGTGCCTCTCCTGCCCTCGCCTACCTCACCCCACCTCTCAGCTCGCCAGCCTTCCAACATCGTCTCCAGCACCCTGGCCAGGCTCCAGTGGCGAGCTCAGGCCTGGCACCAGGAGATGCCAAGTAGCGTGTGTTGAAGGAACAGCGGGCGTAAGAGGGAGACTTGAGGtagacagaggggagggaggctgagccTCTGAGGAGAGACCTCCCAAAGAGTCTGGCTCTCCTCACTCGGAGTGTTGAGCCAGGAGGCCAGACCCGCCGTGGTCACCCACATGGAATCTCCCCCTACCCAGGCACTGCCAGGCGGACCATCTCCTAGATGAGAAGGGCAGGGCACAATGTCTCCTCCAGAGGGAGGTGGTGCAGTCTCTGGAACAGCAGGTGACGTAGGAGAGGGGTGGTTGGGGGATGATGGGCGAGCCTTACGTCCACCCTGTGCCAGGAGCCAAGCTCCCCCAGGATGGGGGCTGGcataaaggaagggagggggtagGGTGCTCCCAGGAAGGACCACAGCCTGAGCCAGGATGTGGCAGAGAAAGGCCAAGCTGAGGCCTCACTTTGTGCACCGTCCTCACAGCTGgtgctggagaaggagaagctgggcGCTATGCAGGCCCACCTGGCTGGGAAGATGGCCCCGACCAAAGCTCCAGCCACGGTGAGCCACCCCAGGCCCACAGGTGGctggcggggggcggcggggactTAGCCTCACACCCACACCCTACGACTCTGGGCCCCTGTCCCCAGCTCCAAACGTGCCCAGGCCTGGAAACCTGTCCCCTCCGATTACAAGCCCTCTGACCCCAAGATCCCGAAACATCATGATCTTAGATTTTCAAAACAACGGCAAATCGCCAAGCATCTACTGGACACAGACCCTGTGCCGCTGGTGGGACTGGCCATACGACACGCAGGAACCAGCGCACAATAAAATCATGGGGCCCCGGTTTCAAATGACCCCCACAGAGCAGTAAACAAAGGGCAGGGACCTGTGTGATTACACGGGCCACACACCGGTGAAGCCGGCCCCGGGGGCCAGGCACCGTTCCTGAGCACGCTGCTGGGGCGAGTTTATCGAATCCTCATGAGGCCACTCAGGATAGGTATTAATTACTAGCATCCCTAAGGGGTGGGAGCCTGATTCAGCCCCAGCTCGTGGTCCCAGCATTGCGCCTCTCCACACACACGGGCGCGCGTCCACACTCACACTCTAATAAATACGGCTCAATGCTGCTTTGTGAGATTCCGCATCAGactggacttgagaagagagCTCACTTGCTTTAaacacaaaccaaccaaccacacTTACCTAAAGTTGAAGTGGAAAGCATAAGCCTCTGAATCACCAGcctcaccacccccctccccgccgcagGCGTCATCAGACAAGGGCTCCTCCTGCTGCATCCTAGCTGCAGGTACTCCGGCTGCccctggcccagcctggcccagcccccaggaggCCCCCGACGGCCTGTTTGCTGTGAGGAGGCACCTCTGGGGCAGCCATGGAAACAGCACGTTCCCGGGTAAGGACGGCCCGTGCCCCTACGtgatgcccccccgccccccccccagagcccccccccccccccNNNNNNNNNNNNNNNNNNNNNNNNNNNNNNNNNNNNNNNNNNNNNNNNNNNNNNNNNNNNNNNNNNNNNNNNNNNNNNNNNNNNNNNNNNNNNNNNNNNNCCCAGAGCCCCTCATCCCCCCGACTGGCACCGGGTGGGAGACAGCCAGTACCGACCCTCCCCAGCACTGCCACCCAGCCTTTGGGAAAACATGACCGCTTGCAGAAGCTGCCTTTCAGCGTTTCCAAGGCCTGCAAGCCCCCTGCACCGCCACCCGCCCCCCCGCGGCCATTGTGGTTCCTCCTGTCTAGCCCCATCTCCCCTGGGGCCGGGGGCTCACTCATTCCGGGCTTCGGCTACTCCATTCGGTCGTCAAAAGGGAGAGAACTAGCTAAACGCTTCCCAGggactctcccttccccctccaagGAAAAGCGGGGTGATTCTCCCAAGCTCACGCATCCTGGGCCGCCCACAAGGCCTGGGCTGTGGGCTTAAGACGGATCGGGGCCCTTGAGTGtcatcctgcctctgccacttggCCGCTTGCATCCCTTTGATGtgcaagttacttcacttcttTTAAACTTCGGGACGATGA from Neomonachus schauinslandi chromosome X, ASM220157v2, whole genome shotgun sequence encodes the following:
- the FOXP3 gene encoding forkhead box protein P3 isoform X1, whose amino-acid sequence is MPNPRPAKPSAPSLALGPSPGASPSWRAAPKASDLLGAKGPGATFQGRDLRGGAHAPTSSSLNPMPPSQLQLPTVPLVMVAPSGARLGPSPHLQALLQDRPHFMHQLSAVNTHARTPVLQVRPLDSPAMISLPPPTAAASVFSLKARPGLPPGINVTSLEWVSREPALLCTFPSPGTPRKDSTLSTVPQGSYSLLANGVCKWPGCEKVFEEPEDFLKHCQADHLLDEKGRAQCLLQREVVQSLEQQLVLEKEKLGAMQAHLAGKMAPTKAPATASSDKGSSCCILAAGTPAAPGPAWPSPQEAPDGLFAVRRHLWGSHGNSTFPEFFHNMDYFKFHNMRPPFTYATLIRWAILEAPEKQRTLNEIYHWFTRMFAFFRNHPATWKNAIRHNLSLHKCFVRVESEKGAVWTVDEFEFRKKRSQRPSRSANPTPGP
- the FOXP3 gene encoding forkhead box protein P3 isoform X2; amino-acid sequence: MPNPRPAKPSAPSLALGPSPGASPSWRAAPKASDLLGAKGPGATFQGRDLRGGAHAPTSSSLNPMPPSQLQLSAVNTHARTPVLQVRPLDSPAMISLPPPTAAASVFSLKARPGLPPGINVTSLEWVSREPALLCTFPSPGTPRKDSTLSTVPQGSYSLLANGVCKWPGCEKVFEEPEDFLKHCQADHLLDEKGRAQCLLQREVVQSLEQQLVLEKEKLGAMQAHLAGKMAPTKAPATASSDKGSSCCILAAGTPAAPGPAWPSPQEAPDGLFAVRRHLWGSHGNSTFPEFFHNMDYFKFHNMRPPFTYATLIRWAILEAPEKQRTLNEIYHWFTRMFAFFRNHPATWKNAIRHNLSLHKCFVRVESEKGAVWTVDEFEFRKKRSQRPSRSANPTPGP